The Tardibacter chloracetimidivorans region TGCTGACCCCTTCGCCCGGATCGGCGAGCGGACGGTCTCGGTGCAGGTGACCAGCGTCGTCCGTGCGTCGGAGCGTTCGTTCCAGGTGAAATGGACCGAAACGGCCTACGAGCGCGGCAGCGAGGCGGGATCGTCCCACTGGACCGGCATCCTGACCATCGTGACGAAACCGCCGGTATCGGCCGACACGCTCCGCAGGAATCCCCTCGGAATCTATGTCGATGCGATCGACTGGAGCCGCGAGCTCGAGCCCCCGGCATCAGCTGCTCCGGCGCGCGCGGTTACACCGCCGGGCAATCTGCCGCTCGGCTCGCCACTCGATCCGAACCTTGCCCCCCAACCGACCGCCAAACCGGAGACACAGCCATGATCCGCTCCCTTGCCGCACCAATACTGCTGGCCACCTGCCTTTCCCTCTCTTCAGAAGGCGCCTGGGCTTCGCCACTATCCAGCGACACCGCGCATCAGGCGACGGTCGCGACCGCCAACCGCCTGGCGACCATTGAGCCGGCCGCGCAGGGATTCCTGAATGCCGCTCAGGTCTATCCATTCGCGGAAGGGGCAATCTATCACGTCATCACCGCGCCCGGGCGGGTGACCGACATCGCGCTCCAGCCCGGCGAGACGCTCGTGGCCGTGGCGAGCGGCGACACCGTGCGCTGGGTGATCGGCGATACCACCAGCGGGTCGGGTACCGAGAAGCGGACGCATGTGCTGGTCAAGCCGTTCAGCACCGGCCTCGCCACCAACCTCGTGATCACCACCGACCGGCGCAGCTATCACATCGCGCTGAACAGCATCCCCCGAACGGCGATGGCCGCGCTGTCATGGACCTATCCGCAGGATGCACTGATAGCATTGAAGCGCGCCACAGCTGCGGCCGAGGCGGCGGCACCGGTCGCCGCCGGGATCGCGGTCGAGCAGCTTCATTTCAACTACGTCGTGTCGGGTGATCGTCCGTCCTGGCGACCGCTGCGCGCCTTCGACGACGGACGGCAGACCTTCATCGAGTTTCCCGCGACGCTTGGCGTGGGGGAGGCACCCCCGATCTTCCTGCTGGACACGAAGGGCGAGGCCCAGCTCGTCAATTATCGCGTCAAGGGCCGCTTCTACGTGGTCGACCGCATCTTCGACGTCGCCGAGCTGCGGCTTGGCACGAAGAACCAGCAGGTCGTCCGCATCAGCCGGGTCGCGGATGGCGCGCCGGCGCGGAGGGGATCATGACCGACGTGGAGGATCGGCCGGTGGCGGAGGACCATACTGCATCGAGCAAGGTGGATCCGGAAACGCTCGCGCTGCGTGCACAGCCGGCGCGGGCGATCCGCTTCAAGCGGGGCGCCGTGGTGGCGATCGCGGCGCTCGGCTCCGTTAGCCTGGTGGCGACCGCCTGGATCGCGTTGCGGCCATCCTCTTTCCACTTGGCCGGCCAGGCTGACGACCAGACGGTAGCCGCCAAGCCGCCTGCTGACGCGCTGAGCGCGCTCCCCGGCAGCTATGGCGACGTGCCCAGGCTCGGTCCGGCGTTGCCGGGCGATCTCGGTCGCCCGATCCTCGAGCATCAGCGCGCAATGGCGAGCGAACCCGCGGGAGGAGAGGCCGCCCGCGCCGATCAGGCAGCGGCGACCGAGCGTGATCGGAGGGTCGCAGAGTTGCGGGCAGCTCGGGAGTCGGGGTTGCTCGTGCAGTCCGGCAATCGCGCCGCGCCGACGGCCTATGTCGAAGCAACGCCATCTGCGCCACCGGCGGCAGCTGCCGATGCTGCTCGGCTTGCCATCGATCCTGATCGCGACCCCAATGCCCAGCAGCGGAAAGCCGACTTCGTCGCGGCACGCGACAACGGCGGCGACGTCAACGCCGGGCGGCTTGTCCCGCCAGCATCGCCCGACATGCTGTCAGCGGGCAGCGTCATCGCCGCGAGCCTGATTACCGGGCTCAGGTCCGACCTGCCCGGTCTTGTCACTGCCCAGGTGACCGAGCGTGTGTTCGACAGCGCAACGGGCAGGATCCTGCTCATCCCGCAAGGTGCGCGGCTGATCGGCAGCTACGACAGCGTGGTGGCCTTCGGACAGAAGCGGGCGCTAATCGTTTGGCAGCGGATCATCCTGCCGGACGGCAGCTCGATCCGGCTCGACAATGTGCCCGCGACCGACCCGTCAGGCTATGCGGGCCTTGCCGACAAGGTCGACTTCCACACCTGGAGCCTCCTCAAGGGCGTCGCGATTTCGACATTGCTTGGCGTGGGCGCGAACCTGACCTTCTCCGGGGAAAGCGACCTCGTCCAGGCGATCCGGGAATCCACCCAGCAGAATGTCTCGCGTGCCGGTGACCAGATCACGTCTCGCAATTTGCAGATCCAGCCGACGATCACGATCCGGCCCGGCGCGCCGGTGCGGCTGGTCGTACACCGCGACCTCATTCTCGCGCCGTGGCGCAGCTAGGAGAAGACCATGGTCGATCTCAAGCTTGCTCGCATTCCCGACCGAACCCCGGTGAAGCTCACGATCACGGTGCTGCCCGACCTGCATCAGGCACTTCAGGATTACGCCCGGATCTATGCCGAAACCTATGGTCGGGACGAGCCGGTCAGCGAACTGGTCCCAGCTATTCTGTCCGCATTCCTCGATAGCGATCGCGCCTTTGCAAAGGCGCGCGAGCGCCTTGGAGCACGCAGCGGGTGACGGGACGCGACCCCAGCGTCGGCCTCAATGATGCGCTGACCGTTCGCGTGCCTGTCGCGGCGCGCGTGCTGGGAATCGGAAAGACCAAGCTCTATGAGCTGATTTCGGCGCGCGAGATCGACATCATAAAGGTCGGCCGAGCGACGCTCATCGTCGTCAGGAGCCTTGAACGGTTCGTCGAGCGGCAGTCCGTCGCGGTCGGCGCGGAGCCGTCGCAACGTCGCGGGCGCGGCCGGCCACGACATTCGTTCGCTCGACCGACCGCCGGGACCGGCTCTTAGCGGACGGAACGCAGAAATCGGCCCAAACCTTCATCAGATCGCGCCGCTTGGCCAGGAAATCGGTGCGCCGATAGGCTGCCTCGACCTTGTTCTCGAGCGTATGTGCCAGCGCCGCCTCGGCGATCTCGCGTGGCGTGTCCGTCTCCTCGGCCGCCCAATCCCTGAAGCTTGACCGGAAGCCATGTACTGTCGCCGGCAGGTCCATGCCGCGCACCAATTCGAGAAGCGCCATGTCAGAAAGTGACGAACCGGACGTGGCGCCCGGGAAGATCAGGTCGCAGCCCTTGATCCGCAGTGCCCGCGCCTGACGGAAGACGTCTGCGGCTTGCAGCGACAGCGGCACCACATGTTCGACCCCTGCCTTCATGCGCTCTGCAGGAATGGTCCACAGCGTCAGCTCGTCGTTGAGTTCCGGCCATCTGGCTCCGCGAACCTCGCCTGATCGGACCGCCGTCAATATCAGCGCCTCGAGCGCCAGCCGACTGCTGCTGATCCCGCGGGCGCGCAGGCGCTTCATGAACGCCGGCACCTCGGCATGGGGCAATGCGGCGAAATGGCCGGACTTCCTGGGCTGCCGTGGCAGGCCCTTGGAAATGGAACGCATCGGTGCTTCGCTGGTCCGGAAGCCATTGGCATAGGACCAGTCGAGCACCGTGCCGATGCGCTGGCGGACCCGCCGGGCGGTCTCCGGGATGTCCAGCCAGATTTCCGCCAGCACGTCGCGGATGAGCGGTCCTTCGATCTGGTTGACCTTCAACTTGCCCAGCTTCGGATAGGCATAGAGTTCAAGCGTCTTGATCCATTGCTTGGTGTGCTTCCCGTTCTTCCATCCCTTGATCATTTCCGTGTGCGCACGCTTCGCCGCCTGCTCGAAGGTCGGTATGACGATCTCGACCTTCCGCCGTTCATCGAGCGGATCGACACCGGATTTGGCGAGCTTCTTGATCGCGGCCGCTTCCAGTCTCGCATCGCGAAGGCTCACATGCCGAAGCTCGCCCAGGCCGATGTCCCGGCGGCGGCCATTGACCTGTACGCGCATGAGCCAGCTTTTTCCGCCCGAAGGGGAAATTTGCAGCAGGAGCCCCTCGCCATCGGAGTAGCGACCGGGCTCGGTGAGCTCCTTGATCAGGGCGGGGGTGAGCTTTCCCATGGGGTGCAGGATACCACCGCAGACCCCTGATTTGAACCCCGCCAGCCCCTCACAGCCCCACACTCAGCCCCACACCAATTTCCGGACCGCCGCGAACGACCGTGAAGGTCTGCGGTTAAAATGCCTTAATTTTCAGGTGTTTATTCTGATTTTTCGGGCCGAGGCGAACGCCGGCGAAGGGCGGAATGGCGGAGCGGGAGGGATTCGAACCCTCGAACGGCTTTTGACCGTTACACACTTTCCAGGCGTGCGCCTTCGACCACTCGGCCACCGCTCCGTTGGCTGGGCCTTATAGCCGGGGAAAAGCGACGCACAAGGCCGCGATGATGAATTATCGGGCCGTTTCCCAACCGCCTGCGCGGGCGCGCTGCTCGGCGGCGCTGTCGAGCGGATCGTCGCGCATCAGCGCCTGGGCGGATTGCATGATGACGTCGTCAGCTCCGGCCATGCGATAATCCGGCGCGTCTGCCCGTTGTCCATCGGGCGTGGTCGTCATGCGAAGCCGCCATTCGCCATCCTGCCGGCACGCGATTCCGGAGAGGCTGTCCGCCCGCACCGCCAAGAACGTCCGGCAATAACCATCGTCTCCGGCGAATGTCAGGCCTATCCGTACCGGGCTGCCCAGCGCCTGCGGGTTATCTGAGGCAAGCTGGCTGTCGAGCGCGGCCGCCAGCTCTCCACTCGCGACCAGATTTCCGTCGCTTCCCTTCACCAGATTGCCGCCACCGCCGGGCAGGTCGACAAGCTGCCCCGCGAAAAGCCCCACGACGAGGGCTGCCGCGATCGATCCCCAGCGCTGGATGAAGGGGGTACGGCGGATAGCTCTCGACCGCCTTTCAACTGCAAAATCGACGACTTTGCCGGGAGTGTCCTCAGCGCCGGCGGAAACAGCCGCCGCAAGGGAAGGGGGGACCGGCTCGTCCAGCACAGGCGCAAAGGCCGCCGCCATGGTCTCCCGCAGCTGCCGATGCTGCGCCACCTTTTCAGCCAACACAGGGTCGCCTGCCACGGCCGCTGCAACCGCCTCTGCCTGCGCGCCGGAAAGCTGGCCATCGGCGAAGGCCATCAATGTTTCTTCATCAATTTTCATCGGCGGCCTCCGTCTCTCCACCGCTCAACGCCCGGACGAGCGCGGCGCGACCGCGCAACAGGCGGCTGGTGAGCGTGCCGATCGGGATTGCGAGAACATCCGCCGCCTCGGCATAGCCTAGCCCTTCCACCAGCACGAGGGCGATGGCTTCGCGCTGTTCGGCCGGAAGGCGTTCCATTGCGGCCTGCGCCCGCGACAGATCGGCTCGTGCCTCCAGATTTGGGGAAGGGTCGGCACCGACGGCAAGGCCGTCCTCCTCCGGCGCGAACACCCGCGCCCTGCGGCCGCGCGAGCGGGCCTCGTCGATCCAGGTGTTGCGGATGATCCGGAACATCCAGCTGTCCATCCGCGTGCCCGGCTGCCACTGGTCGCGGGCCTTGAGGGCCCGCTCGACGGCTGACTGCACCACATCATCCGCGTCCGCAGCGTCACGCGCCAGCGCGCGCGCGAAACGGCGCAACCGTGGCAGCAGCGCGACAAGGGCGGACTGAAAATCTTCCAAAGGCGTTCCCGGCTCTGCATATGGATGAAACGACCGTCGATGCGCGTTTCATCCATGGTCGAATAAAATCCGGTGGACAGGTGATGCAAGGTAAAAGGCCAGGGTTGATTATGGTGCTGATGGCCTCGATAGGTCTCGCACTGCCACAATTTCCTGCCGGTGCGCAACTGCTGGGACCGGTGGAGCGGACGGTCGGCGGCCTTGCCGACACCGTCACGGATACGCTTTCATCGGGCCTTGGAGCGACCGAACGCCTGGCCGAAGATGCGCGCGACCTGACGCGCGCCCGGCTGCGCGGATTGCTGCGCGCCAATTCCAGCGCGTTGGAGGCCGATCGCCGGGGATTTCCGGTTGTGCGCGGCGAAGTGGTCGCGCTTTCCCCCAGTGCCGCCTCGCTTGCGAAAGCACAATCGGCGGGCTTTGCGATTGCCCGCAGCGAGGTTCTGGAGGCCCTTGGTGTCACGCTCGTGACGTTGCGTACGCCCGAGGGACTGCGCGCGCGAGATGCGCTGGCGAAGCTCCGCAAACTCGATCCGGCGGGCAGCTATGACCTCAACCACATCTATATCGGCGCGGGGCAGGCGGTGCCGGTCGGGAACGAGGATTCGCAAAAGCCGACGGGCGGGCGGCCGCTGGTCGGGCTGATCGACCGGGGCGCAGGGCGGCATCCGGCGCTTGATGGTTTGATCGTCGAGCAGCGGGGCTTTGCTCCCGGTGGCGTTGTGCCGGGCGGGCATGGCACGGCGGTGGCGTCGCTCCTGGTCGGGCGTGACGGCCGCTTTCGGGGCGCCGGGGCGGGGCTTCCGCTGCTGGTCGCCGATGTTTACGGCGATGGTCCCACCGGCGGATCGGCCCAGGCGCTGGCGCGTGCGCTGGCATGGATGGCCGCGCGCGAGGTGCCTGTCGTCAACGTCAGCCTTGTGGGGCCGCCCAATCTGCTGGTGCGAACATCGGTGACGGCCGTGCAGCGGCGGGGGCTCATCGTCGTCGCGGCGGTCGGAAACGACGGCCCTGCCGCAGCGCCGCTCTATCCCGCCGCCTATCCCGGTGTGGTCGCGGTGACGGGCGTGGATTCTAACAATCGGGTGCTGATCGAGGCGGGCCGGGGTCCGCATGTCGATTTTGCCGCGCCGGGCGGGGACATGGCGGCGGCGGCTGCCCGCGGCGGCTATTCTCGGGTGAGAGGGACATCCTTCGCCACCCCACTGGTCGCGGGGCGGCTTGCCGCGATGGAAGGCAGCGCCGTGGCGCGGATCGAACGGGCGAAGACGGAGGCCGTGGACCTTGGACGAAAGGGCGCGGATTCCGTCTACGGTATGGGCCTTCTATGCGGCAAATGCCGAAACATGGTTAACTAAATCTTTCTTTTCAACGATTTGCAACTTTCTTTCACCCGGATGGATTAAACGCCCGTCGGCTGTCGTTGTCGACATGAGGGACGCGAAACCGCGCCCCGGAAGTTTGACGAAGGAGACGGAAAATGCGTCATTCAAAACTTGGCCTCCTGATCGGTGCGGCGGCGTCACTTGCCGTTGCTGTTCCCGCTTCGGCCCAGCTTCTGGGTGGTGGTGGACTTGGCGGCGTGACCGGCGGGCTTGGCGGTTCGTTGGGCGGATCGCTTGGCGGCACCGGGACTGTGGGCGGGACGGTGGACGGCGTCGGCCGAAGTGT contains the following coding sequences:
- a CDS encoding TrbI/VirB10 family protein, producing MTDVEDRPVAEDHTASSKVDPETLALRAQPARAIRFKRGAVVAIAALGSVSLVATAWIALRPSSFHLAGQADDQTVAAKPPADALSALPGSYGDVPRLGPALPGDLGRPILEHQRAMASEPAGGEAARADQAAATERDRRVAELRAARESGLLVQSGNRAAPTAYVEATPSAPPAAAADAARLAIDPDRDPNAQQRKADFVAARDNGGDVNAGRLVPPASPDMLSAGSVIAASLITGLRSDLPGLVTAQVTERVFDSATGRILLIPQGARLIGSYDSVVAFGQKRALIVWQRIILPDGSSIRLDNVPATDPSGYAGLADKVDFHTWSLLKGVAISTLLGVGANLTFSGESDLVQAIRESTQQNVSRAGDQITSRNLQIQPTITIRPGAPVRLVVHRDLILAPWRS
- a CDS encoding DUF2274 domain-containing protein; the protein is MVDLKLARIPDRTPVKLTITVLPDLHQALQDYARIYAETYGRDEPVSELVPAILSAFLDSDRAFAKARERLGARSG
- a CDS encoding anti-sigma factor family protein, coding for MKIDEETLMAFADGQLSGAQAEAVAAAVAGDPVLAEKVAQHRQLRETMAAAFAPVLDEPVPPSLAAAVSAGAEDTPGKVVDFAVERRSRAIRRTPFIQRWGSIAAALVVGLFAGQLVDLPGGGGNLVKGSDGNLVASGELAAALDSQLASDNPQALGSPVRIGLTFAGDDGYCRTFLAVRADSLSGIACRQDGEWRLRMTTTPDGQRADAPDYRMAGADDVIMQSAQALMRDDPLDSAAEQRARAGGWETAR
- the trbG gene encoding P-type conjugative transfer protein TrbG — translated: MIRSLAAPILLATCLSLSSEGAWASPLSSDTAHQATVATANRLATIEPAAQGFLNAAQVYPFAEGAIYHVITAPGRVTDIALQPGETLVAVASGDTVRWVIGDTTSGSGTEKRTHVLVKPFSTGLATNLVITTDRRSYHIALNSIPRTAMAALSWTYPQDALIALKRATAAAEAAAPVAAGIAVEQLHFNYVVSGDRPSWRPLRAFDDGRQTFIEFPATLGVGEAPPIFLLDTKGEAQLVNYRVKGRFYVVDRIFDVAELRLGTKNQQVVRISRVADGAPARRGS
- a CDS encoding tyrosine-type recombinase/integrase translates to MGKLTPALIKELTEPGRYSDGEGLLLQISPSGGKSWLMRVQVNGRRRDIGLGELRHVSLRDARLEAAAIKKLAKSGVDPLDERRKVEIVIPTFEQAAKRAHTEMIKGWKNGKHTKQWIKTLELYAYPKLGKLKVNQIEGPLIRDVLAEIWLDIPETARRVRQRIGTVLDWSYANGFRTSEAPMRSISKGLPRQPRKSGHFAALPHAEVPAFMKRLRARGISSSRLALEALILTAVRSGEVRGARWPELNDELTLWTIPAERMKAGVEHVVPLSLQAADVFRQARALRIKGCDLIFPGATSGSSLSDMALLELVRGMDLPATVHGFRSSFRDWAAEETDTPREIAEAALAHTLENKVEAAYRRTDFLAKRRDLMKVWADFCVPSAKSRSRRSVERTNVVAGRARDVATAPRRPRRTAARRTVQGS
- a CDS encoding RNA polymerase sigma factor, whose amino-acid sequence is MEDFQSALVALLPRLRRFARALARDAADADDVVQSAVERALKARDQWQPGTRMDSWMFRIIRNTWIDEARSRGRRARVFAPEEDGLAVGADPSPNLEARADLSRAQAAMERLPAEQREAIALVLVEGLGYAEAADVLAIPIGTLTSRLLRGRAALVRALSGGETEAADEN
- a CDS encoding S8 family serine peptidase; translation: MASIGLALPQFPAGAQLLGPVERTVGGLADTVTDTLSSGLGATERLAEDARDLTRARLRGLLRANSSALEADRRGFPVVRGEVVALSPSAASLAKAQSAGFAIARSEVLEALGVTLVTLRTPEGLRARDALAKLRKLDPAGSYDLNHIYIGAGQAVPVGNEDSQKPTGGRPLVGLIDRGAGRHPALDGLIVEQRGFAPGGVVPGGHGTAVASLLVGRDGRFRGAGAGLPLLVADVYGDGPTGGSAQALARALAWMAAREVPVVNVSLVGPPNLLVRTSVTAVQRRGLIVVAAVGNDGPAAAPLYPAAYPGVVAVTGVDSNNRVLIEAGRGPHVDFAAPGGDMAAAAARGGYSRVRGTSFATPLVAGRLAAMEGSAVARIERAKTEAVDLGRKGADSVYGMGLLCGKCRNMVN